AGATGCAATGGGAGAACATCTTCAGCTGCCTTCTATGAATCATCCTCTTTGCCATCCTCTAGTCACTGGCAAGAACAGGAGGCAATAAACCTCCCAGGACCAACCTACAATACCCCTTTCCTCCTAGAGAAAGAATCCTCAACTGTGACATCTGTAAGTGTGCAAAGACAATGTCAGAATCTCAGAGATTACCATTATGCAATATGGTATCGATACTACACAGATGTAAATATATTACCATACATCACACAGATGCGAATAGATAAACTTCTTGAATCAATATTGGAGTTATCCTGCACCCAAGTGACTGCCTACCTCCATCTCCACAAAGCATACTGCATAAATCATACTGCACAGCGCCACCCATTAGATAGTCTCCAGAGGACATCAAAACTCCAAAAGTGACTGAACCAATGCCTTTCTTTAACATTGCTGCTATACCAAATCATAGCAGGAGGAACAAATGCTTTATTACAAATTCACAACTTAGGGATACTCCCTAACCTATACCTTTAAGTTTAATCAACCTAGTCTCATTGCTAGGGTGGTATGGAACTTAATCATACTCCTTGACCCACAGACTTGGCCAAAATATCTAATCACGATCTTCATATCCAGGTTGGAAGGCAttgaaggaaaacatcaaaaaatcatcCTTCAAAATGTTTGCCACCTCTGCATACCAAGAATATATGAAGGTAACAGTACACGTTCGAGGACACTGAAATGTCATTCAACTAATGCTCTCACAACTGGCAACACTCTGAGAAAGTACATCCACTCTATTTAGCAAATACACATCTTTGAATACTATGACGTAAGAGCAATTTTGCTAACAGCACAGTTCTTTGGCATTAgtaaaatctttatttaatttgttaatgGTTCTGGTTTTACCCAATTATTCATGAAgcagagaatacatttctgtttcaAATAAGACTGATTAAGGGTCTCAGATCTAAAGCTCTTTAAATTGACTGCTGCATCAACAGTTAATGACATCATCTCTTCTCTTGGAGAATTTCCACTTCAAGCTGAAGTAATTCTATATTCctacttttaaagaagaaaaactgtaaataattGAATCTAGTACTCCAGCAAAACTCGAGTCATGAAATAAATGAACCACAAAAGGCTTAAAGTACAACCAAAATGAGAACACAAAAGAACAGtaggaaatacaaaatacaatCCATACTCTCCTCTCTTTAGTGTTCTTTTCTCCAccagtaaataaaaatatccctCTTAATAAGAAAAGTTACTAGACTGAACTTCAAAATAGTACAATTTGTAAAGCACAGATATTGTgcatgtattcattcaataaCCATTTACTGAGAACCCACGATCTCTCAAGGGCCATTTAAAATAGtgaacagacaaaaattcctgcccaTGTGGACTTTATAGTTTAGTAgtaaagacagacaataaaaaaataaacaagtaaaataacaTAGTGGTCCAGATAAGAATAAAtgttatggagaaaaatgaagtaggAAAGTATCATAGAGAAGGGTGCACTTGTCACTATGAGGATCAGGGCAAGACTCACTGATCAATGTAACATATTTCTCTTAAAGAGCTGAAGAAGATACGGCAGGCAGCCATATGAACATCCAGGAGAAGAGCTTTTGAAGTAAAGAGATCAGAGGTATCCAAACTGAGCCAGGTGGAGGACAGTAAGATGTGAAGGTCAACAAGACACGTATTGGACTTCTATCATAAGCAACATGGAAAGCCTTTGCTGGATTTGGAGCAGAGGAGGGTAGAATaagatttataatttaaaagaatcactTTTAGAGTTCCTAATCTGGTAACGGTAGAAAGTAGTTTACATCACATTAACCTctgcaataaaaattataatctctagacaaaacatttaaaaaacagtaatttgaagGCATTGGAGAATGACTAAAAGCAGGCAGAAGTTAAGGGGAATTTGACTCCTAAAAGAAGGGAACCATACAAGATGAGAGATTCACATTTATGTTACTTCCCAATCCACGCAGCAATAGGTTGGCTAAAACTCAAATAGCCTCAAAGTTGGCTTGAGGGTTCAGCAATCCCATtcttagatatttacccaaggaaatgaaaacagatgtccacaaaaagactggTAGAGAAATGTTCATAGGAGTCTTATTCATAACAGCCAGAaactgtaaacaacccaaatgccggTCAACAGGAGTAtgcataaacaaattgtggtattttcgtacaatggaatactactcagcaacaaaagaaTTACTGATAAAACTACTAACTACTAATGACATGAACGAACCCCCAAAAAGTTATATTGAGACATATTAGTCAGACACATTTATTTGAGTCCATTTATATTAAGTCCAAGAACAGACAAAACCAATTTGTGGGGATGGAAAGTGAGAGGAAGCGTGAAGGGAAGTGAAACTCGGCACTTCCcaggtgatgaaaattttctctatttggtTATGGATGATGATTAAACAGGTGTATATAATTTCTGAAACTCATCAAACTGAACAATTAAAATCTCTGCGTTTTACTACAGGTAaacaatatttcaataaaaagtagcAAATAAATATAGCAGTATTTAAACCTCACATTTATATTCAGTAATTCCAGCACATGGAAAATTTGTGCCTTTCACCTGAATCATAACATACCAACAACTAAAGTAACTAAAGAGGCAGAAATTAGAGTTGTGTATGGATATAATTACAACAAAATACCTGTCTTATAAATGCGGATGATAAtgttaaaaagcatttaaatccTGAAGAAGTGCTCAGATAGGTAGGTACTCATAGTCATATACTGTGTTTCAAGATTTAGCTACATCAAGTATGCTTTTTCTGTCCTCTTTATAATAAAGCCATTCATCCATCCCTAGGATgcccaaagaaatgaaacaaggatattaaagaaaataataaagcaaaaaaacaaaagtgttaaaaatgtcaaattcaaatttcttatttcttataaaaGCCAGGTATTTAACAATTAATGAAGCAAACAATTAGTTGTACATTTAACAATAAAGTAAATCTTATTATAATGGCttaaagaggatttttttaagaATGCTATAGGaccattattatttttaggaaCACTAGtcatccatttttaaatgtaagtttctCAAGAATCTGCAAGAAGATATGATGAAATTTCACCATATAAAGAAATGAGTAGATATTATGAATAAACTTGCCATATTATTAGGTAAAGTTAAGAACActcaacagaagaaaatcaaattaaacacATTTTGAACATTCAAAACAGATGTAACtgtcaaatttatattttaaactccCTAACACACATATAAGCATATTTAAGAAAAGGAATCAGCTGTATGTAGCCTTTAAAGAGCAGGCTACTCAGAGTACTTAAAATATGCCTTACATAAATCTCCAAAACCCTATCGGTTACTGAGAAATAGCATTAacttggaaatataaaaatattttataaaaatattatataaaaagaatacaatTCTTTTCCTTAAGATCTCAGAAAAAAGATATACACGTCAATAATATTTGACATGTTAAGTTTTTCCATTTAGTTTAGAAGGAATATACGTAAAGGAATTCTAAACAGAATTTCTGGCACAAACTTAAACATAGTATCCAAGTTCTGTCTGAAAGGGGAttcataatttaataaatgtcaCGACCACATAGGAAACATAACAACAGTCAAACAGAAAATCTTTTCAGAAAGCCACTATTGACATAGTCAACACTAATCAAAGAGGGAAGGATACAAATTCCAGCAAGTAGTGGTGATATTCCAGTCTCAAGTTTCCAAAGAGGAAGTATATTTAGAGAACAAAAATGagatgcaaaaatttaaaaacaccttCAATCATATCCTGcaaatagccatcattaaaattaattttcaatccATCTCTCAGTTATTAGATCTAAATAATAGAAGACAAAataaggtgtttttaaaaattgaattaaaaataagcaccttttggggctggccctgtggcgtagtggttaaattcatgtactctgctttggcagccctgggttcaccaacttggatcccaggcacagacctatacactgctcatcaagacatgctgtggagatatcccacatacaaaacagaggaagactgccaaagatgttaactcaggccaatcttcctcaccaaaataaaaataacaaataagcactttttgattttttaactttttttttttgaggaagatgggccctgagctaacatctgttgccaatctttccttttttttttttctctccaatgactcagtacctagttgtatatctcagttgcaagtcattctagttcctccatgtgggatgccaccacagcatggcttgatgagcggtgcgtaggtccatgcccaggctccaaactggcaaaccccaaactgccaaagcggagcatgcaaacttacccactcagccttAGCGCCGGCACctgattttttaaactattatttaatTGAATATGACTCTCTTTGAATTTAGAATTACTACCCACAGATGTTCCACTGCAAGCACTGCACAGATAGGTCACAGGTGTGAGCCCCTAAATTACCATCAACAACAGTCAGTCATTAAAATATACCTTTTGTTCATTATATAATAAGTCgttgtcatatatttttgttACAACTTAAATAACGTGATCTACCTTCACACATGGCTATTTTAGTCACTATATCCTAAATAGTTAgcaaagcaaaaaaggaagataacATTACAGCTGCCAGAGGTAGCATAATATAAAAGGAACAAGGCTTAAGAGATAAACAGATCAGATTCCCATCTCAGCTTCACCATGGACCacttggttaagatggtaaagtTATACTTTCTAAAGTTTTATGTCCTTCCTCTTCAAAGatatgaaacacacacacacacacacctatgtaAACAATACTGCATAACGCCTGACACACAAAAGTTTTGCAGCTAACATCTAGGTGGCAGTATACCATAATGGCTTAGGAGTGTGACTACTTGTGCCagatcccaactctgccacttgctTAGCCTCATGACCCTGGACCAATTATTTAATCTAagcctcaattttattttaatataaactagAACTATTAACAGGCTTTACGAGATATGAAGCACTTAGTAGAATATTTGGACTacaataaacataagaaatgtttattattattatattattttaattaagcatttaaggcattaaaataatgtattagcTATCCTCTCATATACTCTGAATTGGCAAAAGTTAATTTCTGGCATTCTCAAGGAGCCACTGTACAATTAGTCATGttcttccaatttcttttttacatattttttacgACAACTGATTAAAACACTTCTTAATCAGAAGTTAATGTAATGCAACATAATATAGGGaagaaataatactttaaaaaaggaatcaTCCAGAATACATTGAAAAGTGACTTTCTattagcagaaaaagaaacatttttaattgtacaagtatactgtattgtataaatgcaagaaaaaaatggaccctataaaatagaagaaaattataaatagagaACAGTCAAATATTAAAAGGCAAGTGgagatttgtttttttatggaGATGATTGAGCGAAGAAAGATTTTCAGGGACACAAAATGGAAAACTTAAAATCCATACAGGATGTAGGAAAAGTAGAAATTGAAATGGTGAAAAATGAAGCAGTAAAGACACTTGCAAGCTCTTAGaatacagagatttaaaaaaaaaaaaaagaggggccagcccggtgacacagtggttaagttcgtgtgctccaccttggcagcctgggtttctggatcctgggcgtgggcctagataccacttatcaagccatgctgtggcagacatcccacacataaagtagaggaagatgagcacagatattagctcagggccaattttcctcagcaaacagaggaggagtggaagcagatgttaactcagggctaattttcctcaaaaaagtaaaaaggagagagatgaaagcGATAAACGCATATTTTCTAAAAACCTATAGCAAATATCCTAACTTAATGGTGAGAGACCTGTTTCTCTCTAAAACTGGGATCAAAATAGGATGTTCAAACTTACCACTGCCATTCAGCATCATATTAGAAGTCCTAGTCAGtgcaataagaaaaacaaatgaatggactggaaaggaggaaataaaactgtctatTCATGGACAGCATGCCGTTCTACAAAAAAAATGATAAGGAATCCACCATAAAAACTGCTataactaggggctggccccatggccgagtggttaagttcgcgcgctccgctgcaggcggcccagtgtttcgtcggttcggatcctgggcgcggacatggcactgctcgtcagaccacgctgaggcagcgtcccacatgccacaactagaagaacccacaacgaagaatacacaactatgtaccggggggctttggggagaaaaaggaaaaaataaaatcttaaaaaaatcaaacttaaaaactgCCCTGGAAGATGAAGTTTCAGTTTATTATCAAATCCCAATTTTAATCTCAGACCTTTATATATTGTTAACCCTGCTGCATGGCTATGTCCCGTCCTGACCAGAGTTGCaaatgcttaaaaagaaaagtgtttttataGCTCCATGAGAGGGTAAACACACCTTTAGTTACTACAGTGCTATAAAATCAAGGTCAGGGTAACTTATCTCTCTTTCATATTTACCCCTGCTTCAAGGCCTCCTGGcaaaatagacataaataaaaagagaatactaAGGCACAAATCATTTAACAAACTACGGAGCAGGNNNNNNNNNNNNNNNNNNNNNNNNNNNNNNNNNNNNNNNNNNNNNNNNNNNNNNNNNNNNNNNNNNNNNNNNNNNNNNNNNNNNNNNNNNNNNNNNNNNNtaaaaaaaaaaaaaaaaaaaaaaaaaaaactgctacaACTAAttagtgagtttagcaaggtcatagaatacaaggtcaacatacaaaaatcaagtatgtttctatatactatcaataaacaattggaaaccaaaattttaaaaactgtaccaTTTACAACaactccaaaaaaacaaaatgctggGACCAGCCCGGTAGggcagtggtcaagttcgcacattacgctttggcagcccaggggtggctggttcggatcccagatgcagacatggcaccacttggcaagccatgctgtggtaggcgtcccacatataaaggagaggaagatgggcatggatgttagctcagggccagtcttcctcagcaaaaagaggaggattagcagcagatgttagctcagggctaatcttcctcaaaaacaaacaaaaacaaaatgcttaggtacaaatctaacaaaatacacACAGGATCTGTAAagctggaaaatgaaaaacaccaaTATAAGAGATCAAAGAGGACCTCAATAAGTGGAGAGAGatactcaatattgttaagaagtCATTTCTCTACAAAGTAATCTATAAATTTAACATCATCTcaaccaaaatcccagcaggattaTTTTGTAGATACAGAAAAGCTTGTCttcaaatttctttgaaaaggcaaagaaacaagaacagccaaaacaattatgaaaaagaacaaagttagcagaatcacactacctgattttaagacttactataaaggtAGAGTAATTAAagcagtgtgatactggcataaagatagacaaaacagataaatcaatggaaccaaacagagagtccagaaaaagacccacacaaatatatcaaatgatttttgacaaaggggcAAAGGCAATTCAGGGAAAAAGGATGTTATCAACAAATTATGCTGGAATAAAGGAACAtctaaatgcagaaaaaaataactttgaccTGCACCTTACACCTTACaccaaattaactcaaaatgtatgtAGACCTGAATGTAACACATAAACCTATGAAACACTTAGAAGAACACAGAAGAGCAAATGTTTGTATTGTTATAAATACTTAGAGACAAAATCAAAAGCACCAAAAGCagaatcaataaaagaaaaaaactgataaatcaaacttcatcagaattaaaagtttttgctctgcaaaagacactgttaaggaaaaaagaaaaggaacaaacaggCAAGctagagactgggagaaaatgtctgcaaatcatatatctgacaaaggacttaaCCCTACAATCTATAAGGAGCTCACAAAACTcaagagaaagcaaacaaacgCCCTCCACACACTGTAACAATAACAACGACAAAATCTCCATGCATTTCTATATGCTGGGATACATACCTGCAACTGTCCTTTATATTACTATAAAGGGACTTCTTTATCTGTCATGATGTGGAAATACAGTaaggcaaaagatatgaacagacacttcatcaaagaaggtatatggatggcaagtaagcacataaaaagatcaCCAACATAATCTGTTATATGGAAACGTGGATTGAAAACACAAGATACCACTACAAACTTAACAGGATGGCTTTAATAAAAACAACcaacaataccaaatgctgacaaggatttGGAGCTACTGGAACGCTCATATAATGATagtgaaatgcaaaataataccaatccttcacaaattcttccagaaaatagaaaaggaggagagaacacatcccaactcattttaggaggccagtattaccctgataccaccaaagacatcacaagaaaactcagaccaatatccctcatgaatatagatggaaaaatctttaacaaaatattagcaaatcaaatactgcaacatataaaaaggatgaTATATTGTGACCAAGtaagatttatcccaggaatacaaagttggctaaaaatctgaaaatcaattatgTAACACaacatattaatagaaaaaagggcaaaatctgtatgatcatctcaactTCCATTAAGAGTGACTAAAGGTTACCAAAGAGCTTTGTGACACTGCTGTTTATTCTATACTTTCCTCAAAGTGTTCATTTTGTTCACTATTTcctactcaacaaatattgactacCTTCTGCATGCAAGGCATTCTTCTAGGCATTAatacagacacacaaaaacaaattatTATGTGACTCAGTAAAAATTATAGTAAGTCTTATACAAAGGGACACAGTTAAAAAGAACAACCAACTCTGCCTAAGgactcaggaaaaagaaaaaaagactgtctCATTTCTATTCTTAAGTTATACAGGCATATTTTAGACtggcaattaaaattaaatcatattgtGGTGACACATacatatggaaataattttataggattattgttaatatattttcttttgcctgaCTCTACCTCTCtacaaaatattatcactttAAAAACACTTCAGGTATAAAAATTTATGCCATACATTATTGAACAATACCTTTGGGCTAATATAATCCTATACCTTGTGGGGAGCAAGAATCCTCTGCCTGAATTTTTCAACAGTTTCTTGACCCATAGAAGACCAAGCGTTGACAAATGCTTCTGCTTTGTCTTGTCTAAGGTGAATGTGCTCTAACTGCTGCTGCAAAGCCGCTGGCTTCACGTTGTGATATACTGcctattaaagagaaaaataaaattacatatatccCTAATATTCATACAGATACCTTGATCTATaatcaaatacaaaattatttttaaatgatttaaatcaaaagaatatttcatatttctacagtagaaattttttattattttacaaatatacaaaACTAAGGGCTGGAAGATTCAGGATTAAATGGCCTAAATTATTCAGGctaaactttttcatttttgcttgtgGTTTAAGTAACCCTAAATCTGCTTAACCGAAAAACAACTTCTTTGCTTTAGCTATGTAAATAGTACCCTAATTAAAATTTCATatccttatttcacttaattatttCAAAGAAGTATACAACAGTTTTGTTTGTCAACTAACAAAATTTTTCCAAGGAGCATTTTCTCAAAACTACCTTCATCTACCAACTTCCTAGGTAACATATAATAAAAAACTGTATAAATTTTTAACAGTGATATCTATCCCATTTCGTACATTATTCTCTAACAACTTTCTCATAAATCCCATGCTGCTCTGTCCTATTCAATTATCCTTTTCTTCTATTGAAGGCCCACCGAGGATATGAACCATGGTCATCTTTAGGATCTGTAATCTATATGAGGCTATATGTAGTAAATGCCCAGCAGCTTGTCCTCCTAACAGTATCTCTAATTAGCAATCCTCATGAAGCCACTGCactatttaaacttttatttcacaAGTATTCTGTCTAATCAAACAACAAGAATTTAGGGAGAATCTATTTTAAGCCCAGCAACGTAACATGCACAAAAAATATGATCCTGGCCCCTCACGAATTCAAAATCTAGTGAAGGAGACATAACTGAAACACATGAAATAATGAAAGGCTAACAATGTGCTCTCCTATGATAAGCCAAggataaaaggaatccaaataaggtGAAAGCTATAAGTATAAGGGGTCAATGCTGCAGTGGGGGGAGGTGTGACTTGAAGGGGAACTTAAACAATGAACTGAATTTAGATGAAAAGAAGGGATCAGAAGGGCAGCTCAGTAGGAAAAAATAGTACGACCAAAGGTCCTTTGACAACTACTACTTTTctacatgttttatttatcaGCCTAGTCAAATAATTCGCCCAAAATCATTTgttaaatttctgaaataaaatgtgttcattttttcaaattattatacCAAGTAACAATgaattaaaatcttttataacTGTCTCAAGTCAATGAAGTCTTGATTCAAATTGTCAAATACTTTACTTATGCTACTCAACATTAAGATTGTTTTGCAGAATGCATACTGTGGAAAAATCATAATTCAGCTTTTTTTCATTACACTGAAATTcttgattaaaatatattcactgcTTCTATCTAcacactatatttttaaaaaataaaatggtatagaTATCATAGCAATATAAGGACATAATAAACAAACCATGCTTAGGAAGCTTGGGGCGATAAAAATACCTGTTCTAAAATGAATGATATTGTTTCAAGAACTAGGTGAAGATCTGGTTTCTCTAGAGAAAATGCAGCTTGaagtttttcctcctcttcttcactGAAACTGTTCTCAGCCTACAACACAAAAAGCAATGTATTAGCACGCACTCAAATATTCTAAACTCAGATACTCAACAGAAGATTCACTTACTCATATATGGAATGAGAACACGAAAGAAAAAGTGAATCCATGGTGAAAGAAACTGATGTGTTTATAAATTTCAATATCCAAAATCACAGTACAGTTCAGTATCTGGATTTtgtcaaagttcatttttaaaaaccagcatTTTAAGTTCTATGATTTACAAGAGgtggaaaataacaataaatactGTAACAAATGGACATGTAGAAAAAATACCAGAATACAATACTAGAAGGTAAAAccccaaaatattaacaataattaataGTAACTTCCATCTttactcattcaaaaatatttactgagttatCTATTACGTGCAACACAGACAGACAGTTCATGTCCTCAGGTATACTATACTTTAGTTAGAAagacacataaaaacaaataattattggaggtgacatcagcatcatggcagagtaagtTCTCCCGGTAATCTCTCACCtccaagatacaatgaaaaggacattcatactccaacagaggacatccaaacacaataCAAAAAACATCAGAGAGACCCACACAACCATAtgacagagggaagagaggctggagccctcctcggaggaggtggaacagggttaGAGAAAACTTGGCGCTGTCCCCTAAAGGCTGCAATGCAGGACTGCAGGAGACCtctgagagagaaggaacaggggaggggacgtTCATTCACGGGAACATCAAAGGTCCCCGAAGGCTCTTGAgacctagagggaagccctctaccgGGGTGAAAGCTTTCTCAGGGGGTGACCTCATCGAGTCAAGACcctcaggagagcagatagcaagagcagagcaagaaaaccccaagagcatgcaggagaaagcactCCTCCCCCGACCCGCCCAGCATGGCTCCAGCACCTAGGATCTCTGCTGAAGGCAGACAGCTCAGAATACGCAGCTCTTGACCCCAACCCCATGACAacaggcagtaactgcaaccaaataacaccaggatgcagaaaaacagagccactccctctactaatatcaaacattatattagatctccagaccagaaagaagataagtacccagaaatcagtcctgaggacacagaaatacgTAATCTAAATGacgaagaattcaaaatagctatcatcaaaaaactcaatgaattaaagGAGAATGTAGaggaacaattcaacaagttcaggagctacttcacaaaagtgattgaaactataaagaagaatcaatcagaaacattagagatgaaagacataatggaaaaaataa
This region of Equus quagga isolate Etosha38 chromosome 7, UCLA_HA_Equagga_1.0, whole genome shotgun sequence genomic DNA includes:
- the COMMD10 gene encoding COMM domain-containing protein 10 isoform X2; its protein translation is MAASAALILRESPSMKKAVSLINAIDIGRFPRLLTRILQKLHLKAENSFSEEEEEKLQAAFSLEKPDLHLVLETISFILEQAVYHNVKPAALQQQLEHIHLRQDKAEAFVNAWSSMGQETVEKFRQRILAPHKLETVGWQLNLQMAHSAQAKLKSPQAVLQLGVSNEDSKGFYED